The following proteins are encoded in a genomic region of Clostridium kluyveri:
- a CDS encoding YibE/F family protein, translating to MIRYSKIFQVSIFLIVVLLFGIFLYYFNVSNPVTYNKQNGKSYIRYEKAEVVSVKNNSLTQFKQSKNIYFGTQEAQIKILSGEHKDEVKKVTNYLSDTHNVYLKPNMKIIVDISTANGGTYGVTVYNYYRASIQYIFIFIFFAAICIIGGKKGFRSVLGLVFTLTCIIFLFIPLLYRGYSPILASIIVIIITTCVTLFLLNSWSAKTLSAILGTISGVIIAGIIELIFGHFAHLTGLNLTGVESLNMISNVSGMKVYQLLTAGILIASLGAVMDLSISIASSIQEIYTSNPNINKKELFKSGMNVGKDMMGTMANTLILAFTGASLTMLIIIYSYNVSYNQLINMDMVSLEIIQGLTGSMAIIFTVPLVSFISAEIITKFSGKSR from the coding sequence ATGATTAGATATTCAAAGATATTTCAAGTATCAATTTTTTTAATAGTGGTATTATTATTTGGTATTTTTTTATACTATTTTAATGTAAGTAATCCTGTAACATATAATAAGCAAAATGGAAAATCTTACATAAGATATGAAAAAGCAGAGGTAGTATCCGTAAAAAACAATTCTTTAACACAATTTAAACAATCTAAAAACATATATTTTGGTACTCAGGAGGCTCAAATCAAAATTCTTTCAGGAGAACATAAAGATGAGGTTAAAAAAGTAACAAATTATTTAAGTGACACTCATAATGTATATCTAAAGCCTAACATGAAAATAATAGTAGATATTTCTACAGCTAATGGTGGTACATATGGTGTGACAGTATATAATTATTACAGAGCCAGTATTCAATATATATTTATATTTATTTTTTTTGCTGCCATTTGCATAATAGGTGGGAAAAAGGGATTTAGATCTGTATTAGGTCTTGTATTTACATTAACCTGTATTATATTTTTATTTATACCTCTGTTATACAGGGGGTATTCTCCGATTTTAGCCTCGATTATAGTAATAATTATAACAACCTGTGTTACACTATTTTTATTAAATAGCTGGAGTGCAAAAACTTTATCGGCTATATTAGGTACCATATCTGGTGTTATAATTGCAGGGATAATTGAACTCATATTTGGCCACTTTGCCCATTTGACAGGTCTTAATTTAACTGGAGTTGAAAGTCTCAATATGATTTCTAATGTATCTGGTATGAAAGTATATCAATTGTTAACTGCAGGAATTTTAATAGCATCTCTAGGAGCTGTAATGGATCTTAGTATATCAATAGCTTCTTCTATACAGGAAATATATACATCTAATCCTAATATAAATAAAAAAGAGCTATTTAAGTCAGGAATGAATGTAGGAAAAGATATGATGGGCACTATGGCCAATACTTTAATTTTAGCTTTTACAGGGGCATCACTTACTATGCTCATAATAATTTATTCTTATAATGTAAGCTATAATCAACTTATCAATATGGATATGGTAAGTTTAGAAATAATTCAGGGGTTAACTGGCAGTATGGCAATAATCTTTACAGTTCCCTTAGTTTCATTTATTTCAGCAGAAATTATTACAAAATTTTCAGGTAAAAGTAGATGA
- a CDS encoding DUF4277 domain-containing protein, with protein sequence MNIKNIKPVMDGAIPLILKYCRKLKIAKYINGKINFDKERRIVSLGTAIEAIIANVLVDRHPLSRLDEFYENTDLHYQMIIALK encoded by the coding sequence ATGAATATAAAAAATATAAAACCTGTTATGGATGGAGCTATACCATTAATTTTAAAATACTGCAGAAAGCTTAAGATTGCAAAATATATTAATGGTAAGATAAATTTTGATAAAGAAAGACGAATTGTATCACTGGGAACTGCTATTGAAGCCATTATTGCTAATGTTTTAGTAGACAGACATCCTTTATCAAGATTAGATGAGTTTTATGAGAATACCGATCTCCATTATCAGATGATAATTGCATTAAAATAA
- a CDS encoding SMI1/KNR4 family protein — MSYVNYQKAVEIMSKNKEKCHFIGERSEELIEKAEDALGIKFSRIYKEFLIKYGAGNYGAEEILGVIDDDFEESSVPDGIWYTLTEREEVDLPMNLVVIYETGGDELFCLDFNNLNEEKEPVVVAYIPGEDNKNQKYEKIADDFGDFLLQLVNIE; from the coding sequence ATGAGTTACGTTAATTATCAAAAAGCAGTAGAAATTATGAGCAAAAACAAAGAGAAGTGTCATTTTATTGGAGAACGTTCAGAGGAGTTAATTGAGAAGGCAGAAGATGCACTTGGAATAAAATTCTCAAGAATATATAAAGAATTTCTTATTAAATATGGTGCAGGAAATTATGGTGCAGAAGAAATTTTAGGTGTCATAGATGATGATTTTGAGGAGTCTTCAGTACCAGATGGAATATGGTATACACTTACTGAAAGAGAAGAAGTAGATTTACCTATGAATTTAGTTGTCATATATGAAACAGGTGGTGATGAGTTATTCTGCCTGGATTTTAACAACTTAAACGAAGAAAAAGAGCCAGTAGTAGTAGCGTATATACCTGGTGAAGATAATAAAAATCAAAAATATGAAAAGATAGCTGATGATTTCGGCGATTTTCTATTGCAATTAGTCAATATAGAATAA
- the bioB gene encoding biotin synthase BioB, producing MKKFIEYLEEKVLEGQAINFKEAMQLTSIEGEVDVKQLCHSADNIRNFYCGVEVDLCTIMNAKSGHCTEDCKFCAQSGHYKTNVENYELVSKEEALKLARENENEGVNRFSLVTSGKGIRGKDFEKVLDIYEELNKENRIDLCASLGILGYEDLIRLKQCGVTMYHHNLETSREYYKEICTTHSYDERIDTINAVKKAGLEVCSGGIIGLGESLEDRVKLAFQLKELEAKSIPINVLNPVKGTPLENAPKLSQNEILKTIAIFRFINPKAFIRLAGGRNLIEGFGENCFYAGANATITGNYLTTSGNKICDDKKMIDKLKLKIRKKCV from the coding sequence TTGAAAAAATTTATTGAATACTTAGAAGAAAAAGTTTTAGAGGGACAAGCTATAAATTTTAAAGAAGCTATGCAGTTAACGAGTATTGAAGGAGAAGTAGATGTAAAACAGTTATGCCATAGTGCAGATAATATACGGAATTTTTATTGCGGTGTGGAAGTAGATCTATGCACTATAATGAATGCAAAATCAGGACATTGTACTGAAGATTGCAAGTTTTGTGCCCAGTCTGGACATTATAAAACCAATGTAGAAAATTATGAACTAGTTTCAAAAGAAGAAGCTTTAAAATTGGCAAGGGAAAATGAAAATGAAGGAGTAAATAGATTTTCTCTGGTTACAAGTGGTAAGGGAATTCGTGGAAAAGATTTTGAAAAGGTATTGGATATATATGAAGAACTAAATAAAGAGAATAGAATAGATTTATGTGCTTCACTTGGTATATTGGGATATGAAGATTTGATTAGATTGAAACAATGCGGGGTAACAATGTATCATCATAACTTAGAAACCAGCAGAGAATATTATAAGGAAATATGTACAACCCACAGCTACGATGAAAGAATAGATACTATAAATGCAGTGAAAAAAGCAGGGCTAGAGGTGTGTTCAGGGGGAATTATTGGACTTGGAGAGAGCCTGGAAGATAGAGTTAAATTAGCTTTTCAGCTTAAGGAGCTTGAGGCCAAATCCATTCCCATAAATGTATTGAATCCGGTTAAAGGAACACCACTGGAAAATGCTCCTAAGTTAAGCCAAAATGAAATATTAAAGACCATAGCAATCTTTAGATTTATAAATCCTAAAGCTTTCATAAGACTTGCAGGTGGAAGAAATCTTATAGAAGGCTTTGGAGAAAATTGTTTTTATGCAGGAGCCAATGCTACAATTACAGGAAACTATCTTACCACATCGGGAAATAAAATATGCGATGATAAAAAGATGATAGATAAATTGAAATTGAAGATTAGAAAAAAATGTGTATAA
- a CDS encoding FadR/GntR family transcriptional regulator, whose product MPRREKNLSQSVAEDIFSMITIDKKFSVGDKLPNENELSVLMQVSRTTLREAIRILVARNVLEIRRGKGTFVVNQEGFHENFGLEELSTIKLNARDLYEMRLIFEPETAYYAAKRATDKEIKRIIYYGRLEEQKILNKEDRTETERAFHKSIAKATHNEFMNRLMPILYKSIDKGVMLSDDNEVVIQDTLNDHRMIMEFLSKRDAEGAKTAMKLHIIRAMRGMGIYEE is encoded by the coding sequence ATGCCAAGGAGAGAAAAGAATTTATCTCAAAGTGTTGCAGAGGATATATTTTCAATGATTACTATAGATAAAAAGTTTTCGGTGGGAGATAAACTTCCAAATGAAAATGAACTCTCTGTCCTTATGCAGGTAAGCAGGACTACATTAAGGGAAGCTATTCGTATTTTGGTTGCCCGTAATGTTCTTGAAATTAGAAGGGGAAAAGGCACATTTGTAGTAAATCAGGAAGGTTTTCATGAAAACTTTGGATTGGAGGAACTTTCTACAATAAAGTTAAATGCCAGAGACTTATATGAAATGAGATTGATTTTTGAACCTGAAACTGCCTATTATGCTGCAAAGAGGGCTACAGACAAGGAGATAAAAAGAATAATTTACTATGGTAGACTAGAAGAACAAAAAATTTTAAATAAAGAAGACAGAACTGAAACTGAAAGGGCTTTTCATAAATCCATTGCAAAGGCCACCCATAATGAATTTATGAATAGGCTTATGCCTATACTTTATAAATCCATTGATAAGGGTGTTATGTTGTCAGATGATAATGAAGTTGTAATACAAGATACACTAAATGATCACCGCATGATAATGGAATTTTTATCTAAAAGAGATGCAGAGGGGGCAAAAACTGCAATGAAGCTTCATATTATACGTGCAATGAGGGGCATGGGTATATATGAAGAGTAA
- a CDS encoding SMI1/KNR4 family protein: MNKYDEIKNIIAESENCVEFADFGDGISEEWIKKAEERLGFELPNSYKWWLKNYSGGEIYGEEIYSIYEQDFDSVVGGDIVYMYELNRKNENYPDNAVVICEANDDVFYFDLSMKNDENEYPIYSLNANKRYADDFIEFLKKRITEN, encoded by the coding sequence ATGAATAAGTATGATGAAATAAAAAACATAATTGCAGAATCGGAAAATTGTGTTGAGTTTGCTGATTTCGGAGATGGAATATCCGAGGAATGGATAAAGAAGGCAGAAGAACGTTTAGGATTTGAACTGCCTAATTCTTATAAATGGTGGTTAAAAAACTATAGTGGAGGAGAAATTTACGGAGAAGAAATATATAGTATATATGAACAGGACTTTGATTCTGTTGTTGGCGGAGACATAGTATATATGTATGAATTAAACAGAAAAAATGAAAATTATCCTGATAATGCAGTTGTAATTTGTGAAGCAAATGATGATGTTTTCTATTTTGATTTATCTATGAAGAATGACGAAAATGAATATCCAATCTATTCTCTAAATGCTAATAAACGTTATGCAGATGATTTTATTGAGTTTTTGAAGAAGAGGATTACAGAAAATTAG
- a CDS encoding methyl-accepting chemotaxis protein has protein sequence MEKILESFLEVAPVLKDIFQEDIVVAVADTNEFLYYRKGDTLDLHIKIGQKLSVDEPLYKTIHDGEIYVVTVAEEVYGVPFKSVSYPIKNSQGKVIGGVGIGKSLTGHLKVEQATESMFSSLQQTNASIEEIAANSQKLLCSMNNIVDSAESTGEKIKETDGILNIITGISSQSNLLALNAAIEAARAGEAGRGFSVVADEMRKLSQISGESAKKISKLLLEMRGAIDEVIKEINSTKIMAESQAASTEEITSTLEGVTSNSEVLVNMTRNV, from the coding sequence ATGGAAAAAATACTTGAATCATTTTTAGAAGTTGCACCTGTATTAAAAGATATTTTCCAAGAAGATATAGTAGTAGCTGTAGCAGATACTAATGAGTTTTTGTACTATCGTAAGGGTGACACTCTTGATCTCCATATTAAAATCGGACAGAAGTTGTCTGTGGATGAGCCATTATATAAAACGATTCATGATGGTGAAATATACGTTGTTACAGTAGCAGAAGAAGTATATGGGGTACCATTTAAGTCTGTTTCATATCCAATTAAAAATTCACAGGGAAAAGTTATTGGAGGGGTTGGCATAGGCAAGAGTTTAACTGGGCACCTAAAGGTGGAACAGGCAACGGAAAGTATGTTTAGTTCATTACAACAGACAAATGCAAGTATAGAGGAAATTGCTGCTAATTCACAAAAACTTTTATGTTCAATGAATAATATTGTAGACTCCGCTGAATCCACAGGAGAAAAGATAAAAGAGACAGATGGAATACTGAATATCATAACAGGCATATCTTCCCAATCCAATTTGCTAGCTTTAAATGCAGCTATTGAAGCTGCAAGAGCAGGAGAGGCGGGAAGAGGCTTTTCAGTTGTTGCAGATGAAATGCGAAAGCTTTCCCAAATAAGTGGGGAATCGGCGAAGAAAATATCAAAATTACTTTTAGAAATGAGAGGAGCTATAGATGAAGTCATTAAAGAAATAAACAGTACAAAAATTATGGCTGAATCACAGGCTGCATCCACAGAAGAAATAACTTCTACATTGGAGGGAGTTACTTCCAATTCAGAAGTGCTGGTGAATATGACCAGAAATGTGTAA
- a CDS encoding Ger(x)C family spore germination protein: MRKIICYLITAILVMILCSGCYKDVVELEEQGYVSAIGIDKGKNNNLSITYQIANVKYGMGSANVSGSANQQKNENVTFESPDLITARDMANVVVARRVTLAHARILIVGEDFAKTSEFFHVLEAALRDKEFRRSMSIFVCREKASEFLNKNDPKLEDRTNKYFDFIINRWRDTGFITISDLNRFLQRTEENASLFLGVYTTTRRYSSNDDGNEADYLPGQVDLQGGNPTQMIGAAVFKRGKMIGSLTGNENRFVVLLRPKNEVKSMLFTFEDPIDRTYKVSARLIKSKDTKIKIDISSNKPRINVIVPVKVEVLAIPSFVKYVQVKDNEQLLRNAIKSQLEEKAGKLVKKTQEVFGGEPFLWELEVRKKFWTFEEYKKYNWMDKYTKAEVSVNFDVTIKSFGKQLNPPQKLQED; the protein is encoded by the coding sequence ATGAGGAAGATAATCTGTTACCTGATTACTGCTATTTTAGTGATGATTTTATGCAGCGGATGCTATAAGGATGTTGTGGAACTAGAGGAGCAGGGATATGTATCTGCTATAGGAATTGATAAGGGAAAAAATAATAATCTGAGTATTACATATCAGATTGCTAATGTAAAATATGGCATGGGTTCTGCAAATGTGAGTGGGTCTGCTAATCAACAAAAAAATGAAAATGTTACCTTCGAATCACCGGATTTAATTACAGCTAGGGATATGGCAAATGTAGTTGTGGCCAGAAGGGTTACTCTAGCACATGCTAGAATTCTCATTGTAGGCGAAGATTTTGCGAAAACTTCAGAATTTTTCCATGTTTTAGAGGCAGCGCTTAGGGATAAGGAATTTAGAAGGTCCATGAGTATATTTGTGTGTCGTGAAAAAGCATCTGAATTTTTAAATAAAAATGATCCAAAACTGGAAGATAGAACAAATAAGTATTTTGATTTTATCATAAATAGATGGAGAGATACGGGATTTATAACTATATCTGATTTAAATAGATTTTTACAGAGAACGGAAGAAAATGCAAGCTTATTTCTAGGAGTTTATACGACGACAAGGCGATATTCTTCTAATGATGATGGAAATGAAGCTGATTATCTTCCAGGACAGGTGGATTTGCAAGGAGGTAATCCAACCCAAATGATAGGTGCAGCAGTATTTAAAAGAGGAAAAATGATAGGAAGTCTTACAGGTAATGAAAATAGGTTTGTGGTACTTTTAAGGCCTAAAAATGAAGTAAAGAGTATGCTTTTTACCTTTGAAGATCCAATTGATAGAACATATAAAGTATCTGCAAGGCTGATAAAGAGTAAAGATACTAAAATTAAAATTGACATTAGTTCAAATAAACCAAGGATTAATGTTATCGTACCTGTAAAAGTAGAAGTTTTAGCCATACCCAGCTTTGTAAAATATGTTCAAGTTAAAGATAATGAGCAGCTGCTGAGAAATGCAATAAAGAGTCAGCTTGAAGAAAAAGCAGGTAAGCTCGTAAAAAAGACACAAGAAGTATTTGGTGGAGAGCCTTTTTTATGGGAATTAGAGGTTAGAAAAAAATTTTGGACTTTTGAAGAATATAAGAAGTACAACTGGATGGATAAATATACAAAAGCAGAAGTCTCTGTAAATTTTGATGTAACAATAAAGAGTTTTGGAAAACAGCTTAATCCACCACAAAAGCTACAGGAGGATTAA
- a CDS encoding HNH/ENDO VII family nuclease, giving the protein MFDPNTISSWKVKGKTVTGTNVERMASGRAPIGYDGKTINLHHLTQTQSGSIAEVSQSFHQKNYSTIHINTGELPSGINRGVFDTWREDYWINKANDFTN; this is encoded by the coding sequence TTGTTTGACCCTAATACAATAAGTTCTTGGAAGGTAAAAGGTAAAACTGTTACTGGTACAAATGTAGAAAGAATGGCATCTGGTAGAGCTCCGATTGGATATGATGGTAAAACAATAAACTTACATCATTTAACTCAAACACAATCGGGTTCCATAGCTGAAGTTAGTCAATCTTTTCATCAAAAAAACTATTCTACAATCCATATTAACACTGGCGAATTGCCTTCTGGAATAAATAGAGGGGTGTTTGACACATGGAGAGAAGATTATTGGATAAATAAAGCAAACGATTTTACAAATTAA
- a CDS encoding cell wall-binding repeat-containing protein, with the protein MKQYAEKISLFFLCFLFVLSSLVIPIPVSAETTTTQSISIDETTASADDTIKDVTLAPGKDQSQLNFTWYSKSASEPQVQLALKSDMSGSEFPIDKAQTFNGEKSNGNDEYISNKVTVTGLKQGVEYVYRIGDGTNWSQVNSCTTQDISSGFNFLLAGDPQIGAGGDLAKDGAGWLDTLNKATNKFSNFSFIMSVGDQVNNGSELNGQSNELEYDEFFKPDQLKNMPVSTIPGNHESYGSGHITHFNLPNMSDKYGIFTDNGYESDKSSGTTGNDYYYVYGNTLFMMLNSNDINAQDHKAFMQEAIAANPNIKWKIAAMHHSIYSSANHETDEDIAARRVTHPEVFEDLGIDVVLSGHDHSYTRTYQMSAGEAVNVEDAKDGKVTDPKGVLYISTNSASGSKYYELQQPDVNNYYEAKKEQDHVPTFSDVNIKDNSFTITTYRTDTMEAIDTYTINKQAFKQVRLGGSNRYETSVKISQNGWTNADSAVLVSGEAFADALSAAPFSKQINAPILLTSNDSLDKNTAAELSRLKVKKAYIIGGTGVVSSPVENSIKTMGINTERISGSDRYATSLAVAKQISSPGQVFIASGNGFADGISISSYAALSGSPILLTDGSQLSDDALQYIKDNKSTPYIIGGTGVINDSIVKNLEAERISGPDRYATNLAVLNKFNDKYNLSNIYLASGSEFADALCGSASAGKENAPVVLLNTNNYSAIKNYVKSKTANTNRIDILGGEGVVSQDIVNQILQ; encoded by the coding sequence ATGAAACAGTACGCAGAAAAAATATCATTATTTTTTCTATGCTTTTTGTTTGTACTTTCAAGTCTGGTAATACCCATACCTGTTAGTGCCGAAACTACAACAACCCAAAGTATCAGTATAGATGAAACAACAGCTTCTGCAGATGATACTATTAAAGATGTAACCCTTGCACCTGGAAAGGATCAGTCCCAATTAAATTTCACATGGTATTCCAAAAGTGCTTCAGAGCCACAGGTACAGCTTGCTCTAAAGTCTGATATGAGTGGAAGCGAATTTCCTATAGATAAAGCTCAAACATTCAATGGAGAAAAATCTAACGGAAATGATGAATATATTTCTAATAAGGTAACAGTAACAGGGTTAAAACAAGGCGTAGAATATGTATACCGTATAGGTGACGGAACTAACTGGAGCCAGGTTAACAGCTGCACTACTCAGGATATATCAAGTGGATTCAACTTTTTGCTTGCAGGAGACCCACAAATTGGTGCCGGCGGTGATCTAGCTAAAGATGGTGCAGGATGGTTAGATACATTAAATAAAGCTACAAACAAATTTTCTAATTTTAGTTTTATAATGTCCGTAGGTGACCAGGTAAATAACGGCTCAGAACTTAATGGACAAAGCAATGAATTGGAATATGATGAGTTCTTTAAACCAGATCAGCTAAAAAATATGCCTGTTTCCACAATTCCAGGGAACCATGAAAGCTATGGATCAGGCCATATTACTCATTTCAACCTTCCGAATATGTCTGATAAATATGGTATTTTTACTGACAATGGGTATGAATCAGATAAAAGCAGCGGCACTACAGGCAATGATTACTATTATGTGTATGGAAACACACTGTTTATGATGCTTAACAGCAATGATATAAATGCCCAGGACCATAAGGCATTTATGCAGGAGGCAATAGCTGCAAATCCAAACATAAAATGGAAGATAGCAGCAATGCACCATTCCATTTACAGCTCAGCAAATCATGAGACAGATGAAGATATAGCTGCAAGAAGAGTTACCCATCCAGAAGTCTTTGAGGATCTCGGCATAGATGTAGTTTTGTCCGGACATGATCACAGTTATACAAGGACTTATCAAATGTCAGCGGGAGAAGCCGTTAATGTTGAAGATGCAAAAGATGGTAAAGTTACAGATCCAAAAGGAGTTCTATATATATCTACAAACTCAGCCAGCGGTAGTAAATATTATGAGCTGCAGCAACCTGATGTGAATAACTATTATGAAGCTAAAAAAGAACAGGATCATGTTCCAACATTTTCGGATGTAAACATAAAAGATAACAGCTTCACCATTACAACTTATAGGACTGATACCATGGAAGCTATCGATACTTATACTATAAATAAACAAGCTTTTAAACAAGTAAGATTAGGTGGTTCAAATAGATATGAAACTTCAGTAAAAATATCACAAAATGGATGGACTAATGCAGATTCAGCAGTATTAGTTTCCGGGGAAGCTTTTGCCGACGCACTTAGTGCAGCACCTTTTTCAAAACAAATAAATGCACCTATACTGTTAACTTCAAATGATTCACTTGATAAAAACACAGCAGCAGAACTTTCAAGATTAAAAGTGAAAAAAGCATATATAATTGGAGGTACTGGAGTTGTATCAAGTCCAGTAGAAAATTCTATAAAAACTATGGGAATAAATACAGAGAGAATATCCGGTTCAGACAGATATGCTACTTCACTTGCAGTTGCAAAACAAATAAGTAGCCCAGGACAAGTATTTATAGCTTCTGGAAACGGATTTGCAGATGGCATATCCATATCATCTTATGCAGCCTTATCAGGAAGTCCTATACTTTTGACAGATGGCAGCCAGTTAAGTGATGATGCTTTGCAATATATAAAAGACAACAAAAGTACACCATACATAATTGGTGGAACTGGAGTTATAAATGATAGTATAGTTAAAAATTTAGAAGCTGAAAGGATATCAGGCCCAGATAGATATGCCACAAATCTTGCCGTATTAAATAAATTTAATGATAAATACAATTTATCCAATATTTATCTTGCCTCAGGAAGTGAATTTGCAGATGCCCTCTGTGGTTCTGCTTCAGCTGGTAAAGAAAATGCACCAGTTGTATTACTTAATACAAATAATTATAGTGCTATAAAAAATTATGTTAAATCAAAAACAGCAAATACCAATCGGATTGATATTCTGGGAGGAGAAGGAGTAGTATCTCAAGATATTGTTAATCAGATTTTACAATGA
- a CDS encoding HNH/ENDO VII family nuclease has translation MDFKLDIGELTNTINEDENIIKTLEEEKENINKTIAELTEAGWSGEAKDKFMEEHIKKQESYTNLIEDIKYVKNALENEEKPRAIRLKKQSEDFVNCIKRSGGGTDLTNDDTGIISLQYGGQFQINNNVSECIDNYKKMNSKFEEILNLANSLSFTSFPIADDVLNLQNSLKNQTASLTEFNDSFNSYCNGVRDMEENICSVFSKISGITVGISEFRSISSISENGQVDKNKVMQLMLKNPNDLTNGEKELLSYVEKVLSKDEYKKIKETVFTYEEAEKYIKSDILGLNVGLRTYFPNEISNLPKQITYEKDGYIYTYVLTENSPLTFNGVELSDDDIMTKDGQVISNKLYGYKLFYTNEPKVSAGTVFVSPYQRAAEASSTSGRKFWTDKVEHNGTKVYQRNDIIDPNKIDKMGRTNIERMEQGLAPLGTDGKSINLHHMTQTNESAIAEVTRTFHQENKSIIHINPNTIPSGIDRNAFNSLRKSYWKNRANDFK, from the coding sequence ATGGATTTTAAATTAGATATTGGTGAATTAACTAATACAATAAATGAAGATGAAAACATTATAAAGACATTAGAAGAAGAAAAAGAAAATATAAATAAAACTATCGCAGAGCTTACTGAAGCTGGATGGTCAGGTGAAGCAAAAGATAAATTTATGGAAGAGCATATTAAAAAACAGGAGTCTTATACAAATTTAATAGAAGATATAAAGTACGTGAAAAATGCTTTAGAAAATGAAGAAAAGCCAAGGGCAATTAGATTAAAAAAGCAAAGTGAAGATTTTGTAAACTGCATAAAAAGAAGTGGGGGTGGGACAGACCTTACAAATGATGATACAGGAATTATTTCACTCCAATATGGGGGACAATTTCAAATAAATAATAATGTTAGTGAATGTATAGATAATTATAAAAAGATGAATTCTAAATTTGAAGAAATATTAAATTTAGCAAATAGTTTAAGTTTTACATCATTCCCAATTGCAGATGATGTCCTCAATTTACAAAATTCACTTAAAAATCAAACAGCAAGTTTGACAGAATTCAATGATTCATTTAATTCATATTGTAATGGTGTAAGAGATATGGAAGAAAATATATGTTCAGTATTTTCAAAAATATCTGGAATAACTGTAGGGATATCTGAATTTAGGAGTATTTCTTCTATCTCAGAAAATGGACAAGTAGATAAGAATAAGGTAATGCAGTTAATGTTAAAGAATCCAAATGACTTGACTAATGGAGAAAAAGAGTTATTATCATATGTAGAAAAAGTACTAAGTAAAGATGAATATAAGAAAATAAAAGAAACCGTATTTACATATGAAGAAGCAGAAAAATATATTAAGAGTGATATTTTAGGACTTAATGTAGGACTTAGGACATATTTTCCAAATGAGATATCTAATTTGCCTAAACAAATAACTTATGAAAAAGATGGATATATTTATACTTATGTTTTAACAGAAAATTCTCCACTTACATTTAATGGAGTAGAACTTTCCGATGATGATATAATGACAAAAGATGGTCAAGTGATTAGCAATAAATTATATGGGTATAAACTTTTTTATACTAATGAACCAAAGGTATCAGCAGGAACTGTTTTTGTTTCACCATACCAGAGGGCGGCTGAAGCTAGTTCAACTAGTGGAAGAAAATTCTGGACAGATAAAGTTGAGCATAATGGTACAAAAGTATATCAAAGAAATGATATAATAGATCCAAATAAAATTGATAAGATGGGTAGAACTAACATTGAAAGAATGGAGCAAGGATTAGCACCTTTAGGAACAGACGGAAAATCAATAAACTTACATCATATGACTCAAACAAATGAAAGTGCAATAGCAGAAGTTACTCGAACATTCCATCAAGAAAATAAAAGTATAATCCATATCAATCCTAATACTATTCCATCAGGAATTGATAGAAATGCATTTAATAGTTTGAGAAAGTCCTATTGGAAGAACAGGGCTAATGATTTTAAGTAA